One window from the genome of Paenibacillus azoreducens encodes:
- a CDS encoding TetR/AcrR family transcriptional regulator, which produces MEAALKILACKGYHSTKISDVVKAAGVSQGTFYWYFQSKEQLVLELIEDGKEKLIEVIAQGYRKHAGTEDDMVRSSSRLLTHLFTFADRNRELMALLLIKGQGADTPIREAVSQTWIAFEDAFKSNIQRAMELGMLPRTNDLPLRANILVCLITGVLSKWLFGPMNDVDFKSVYAPSEIAEETAKFEFRGLLG; this is translated from the coding sequence CAGCACGAAAATATCCGATGTGGTCAAAGCTGCAGGCGTGTCGCAAGGAACCTTCTACTGGTATTTTCAGAGCAAAGAACAGCTCGTTTTGGAATTAATTGAAGACGGAAAAGAGAAGCTAATAGAAGTCATAGCACAAGGCTACCGCAAACATGCAGGTACGGAAGACGATATGGTGAGGTCGTCATCGCGGCTGCTCACGCATTTGTTCACATTCGCCGACCGAAACCGGGAGCTGATGGCTCTGCTTCTCATCAAAGGACAAGGCGCCGATACTCCAATACGGGAAGCCGTCTCGCAAACATGGATTGCTTTCGAAGATGCGTTCAAAAGCAACATTCAACGGGCGATGGAGCTAGGCATGCTTCCCCGCACGAATGATCTGCCGCTTCGGGCTAACATACTTGTCTGTTTAATTACGGGCGTATTATCCAAATGGCTGTTTGGACCGATGAATGATGTTGATTTCAAGTCTGTCTATGCTCCGTCTGAAATAGCTGAAGAAACGGCGAAGTTCGAATTCCGGGGACTGCTCGGATAA